One window of the Eucalyptus grandis isolate ANBG69807.140 chromosome 8, ASM1654582v1, whole genome shotgun sequence genome contains the following:
- the LOC104417414 gene encoding E3 ubiquitin-protein ligase AIP2-like, producing the protein MSNYYTRVFAIPTRVPDDDDESLPQPNVILSCHVQSYCSLSKVQGGTGGRICERSFSYRAEHPSTPFASRDHSPSLPWWAIVSSMMEGMLLPFPLDRIQWLDMNAGKYASRTCMTPDELMSEIARVLSREVNDKGRKRTKVMVSMMHVVTVSESEIHESRERHCVICAEEIVMGDQLVRMHCSHEFHHGCIEARLKIHQTCPLCRCELPAKMS; encoded by the coding sequence ATGTCGAATTATTACACTCGAGTCTTCGCAATACCAACGCGTGTTCCAGACGATGACGATGAATCTTTGCCCCAACCCAATGTGATCTTGTCATGCCATGTCCAAAGCTACTGTAGTCTGTCCAAAGTACAAGGAGGAACAGGAGGCCGAATCTGTGAACGTAGCTTTTCATACCGAGCAGAGCATCCGAGCACGCCGTTTGCGTCCCGTGACCACTCGCCGTCATTGCCGTGGTGGGCAATCGTGTCCTCCATGATGGAGGGCATGCTGCTGCCCTTCCCTTTGGACCGGATACAGTGGCTCGACATGAACGCGGGGAAGTACGCGAGCAGGACATGCATGACCCCCGACGAGTTAATGTCTGAGATCGCGAGGGTGTTGTCCCGCGAGGTGAACGACAAGGGGCGCAAGAGGACGAAGGTGATGGTGAGTATGATGCACGTGGTCACCGTCTCGGAGAGCGAGATCCACGAGAGTCGTGAACGGCACTGCGTGATTTGCGCGGAAGAAATTGTGATGGGAGACCAGCTGGTTCGGATGCATTGCTCTCATGAATTTCATCATGGTTGCATCGAAGCTAGGCTGAAGATACACCAAACATGCCCTTTGTGTCGCTGCGAGTTGCCCGCCAAGATGTCTTGA